A window of the Verminephrobacter eiseniae EF01-2 genome harbors these coding sequences:
- the dnaE gene encoding DNA polymerase III subunit alpha produces the protein MFVHLRMHTEFSVVDGTNRIDEVARAAAADGQPALAITDLNNLFGAVKFYKATRSQGVKPIVGAEIFLPGPAGAAPARLIVLVQSHQGYLNLSELLTRAWTRGVVKNQALCHWAWLEELAEGLIVLAGAQAGPVGQALLKGDDAGAAETALRLAGMFPHRFFIELQRAGRADDESHVAAAAALAARLRLPVVATHPVQFARADDYEAHEARICIAEGDILANPRRQRKFTRDQYFKSAAEMQRLFADLPSALANTVEIARRCNLTLVLGKPQLPDFPTPGGMPIEAYFRVASVNGLEQRLLCLYPEPAQREQQRPRYLARLEFEIGTIVEMGFAGYFLIVGDFIQWARNNGCPVGPGRGSGAGSLVAYAMGITDLDPLEYKLLFERFLNPERVSMPDFDIDFCQANRDRVIDYVKDKYGKDAVSQIATFGTMAAKAAIRDVGRVMDMSYTFCDGIAKLVPAKPGISYTLQYPPNPKKEGDKNHYVLELEPQLAERMRKEEDVRTVIEMAQKLEGLTRNIGMHAGGVLIAPGKLTDFCPLYQPPGSASAVSQYDKDDVEAIGLVKFDFLGLATLTILQLAREFIVGRHKGQQDFSYDAIALDDGPTYRLFSEGQTEAVFQFESRGMQGMLKEARPSRLGDLIALNALYRPGPMDLIPSFINRKNGKEPVLYPHPLVESVLAETYGIMVYQEQVMQTAQLLGGYSLGGADMLRRAMGKKKAEEMAEHRAIFRKGAAEKGLSQEKADEVFDLMEKFAGYGFNKSHAAAYSLLAYHTGWLKVHYTAEFFCANMTVEMDDTDKLKVLFEDARKMGLAFEPPDVNRGGHRFEPVSNKIIRYGLGAIKGTGQQAIEAIVAAREGRGEGPRGACSGPFKSLFDFCVRVDRARLNKRTVEALIKAGAFDSIERHRAALVASIDRAFDFAAATLANVNQGSLFDMMGADAHGSSQQEPELVGAAPWGIREQLMQEKTAVGFYLSGHLFDEVAAEVRRFVRTAIDELTDSREPQVLAGIVCDLRVINGQRGKLALFRLDDKTGVIESSADEALFDRHRQQLKEDEFVVLQGRLQPDHFSGGLRLKVQQVWDLAAARCRFGKYLHVVLRDKAPDKLPDIARLVREFAPRSEETDEGEPLLHRLRVRIGLRCSAEDVAAVAELQLGESAGFYPSDAALAAWTEQAGSARVVYDDAAGAA, from the coding sequence ATGTTTGTCCATCTGCGCATGCACACCGAATTTTCCGTCGTCGACGGCACCAACCGGATCGACGAGGTGGCCCGGGCCGCCGCTGCCGATGGCCAGCCGGCGCTGGCCATCACCGATCTGAACAACCTCTTTGGCGCGGTCAAGTTCTACAAGGCAACCCGCAGCCAGGGCGTCAAGCCCATCGTCGGCGCCGAGATTTTTCTGCCGGGACCCGCCGGCGCAGCGCCGGCGCGCCTGATCGTGCTGGTGCAAAGCCACCAGGGCTACCTGAACCTGTCGGAACTACTGACCCGCGCCTGGACCCGTGGGGTCGTCAAAAACCAGGCGCTGTGCCACTGGGCCTGGCTGGAGGAGTTGGCCGAGGGCTTGATCGTCTTGGCCGGGGCGCAGGCCGGCCCCGTGGGGCAGGCTTTGCTCAAAGGCGATGACGCCGGCGCTGCCGAGACGGCCTTGCGGCTGGCGGGGATGTTCCCGCACCGCTTCTTTATCGAATTGCAGCGTGCCGGCCGCGCCGATGATGAAAGCCATGTCGCGGCTGCGGCCGCGCTGGCGGCGCGGTTGCGCCTGCCGGTGGTGGCGACGCACCCGGTGCAGTTTGCCCGTGCCGACGACTACGAGGCCCATGAGGCCCGGATCTGCATCGCCGAAGGCGACATCCTGGCCAACCCGCGCCGGCAGCGCAAATTCACCCGCGACCAGTATTTCAAGTCTGCGGCCGAGATGCAGCGGCTGTTTGCCGACCTGCCGTCGGCCCTGGCAAACACGGTGGAAATAGCCCGGCGCTGCAACCTCACGCTGGTGCTGGGCAAGCCGCAGTTGCCGGACTTTCCCACGCCCGGCGGCATGCCGATCGAGGCCTATTTCCGCGTCGCCTCGGTCAACGGCCTCGAGCAGCGTCTGCTGTGCCTGTACCCCGAGCCGGCACAGCGCGAGCAGCAGCGCCCGCGCTACCTCGCGCGCCTGGAGTTCGAGATCGGGACCATCGTCGAGATGGGCTTTGCGGGCTACTTCCTGATCGTCGGGGACTTCATACAGTGGGCCAGGAACAATGGCTGCCCGGTCGGGCCGGGGCGCGGTTCCGGCGCCGGCTCGCTGGTGGCCTATGCCATGGGGATCACCGACCTCGACCCGCTGGAATACAAACTGCTGTTCGAGCGCTTCCTGAACCCCGAACGGGTATCGATGCCGGACTTCGACATCGATTTTTGCCAGGCCAACCGCGACCGCGTGATCGATTACGTCAAGGACAAGTACGGCAAGGACGCCGTGAGCCAGATCGCCACCTTCGGAACCATGGCCGCCAAGGCCGCGATCCGCGACGTGGGCCGGGTGATGGACATGAGCTACACCTTCTGCGATGGCATCGCCAAACTGGTGCCGGCCAAGCCCGGCATCTCGTACACGTTGCAGTACCCGCCCAACCCGAAAAAGGAAGGCGACAAGAACCACTACGTGCTGGAGCTGGAGCCGCAACTGGCCGAACGGATGCGCAAGGAAGAGGATGTCAGGACCGTGATCGAGATGGCGCAAAAGCTCGAGGGCCTGACGCGCAACATCGGCATGCACGCCGGCGGGGTGCTGATCGCCCCGGGCAAACTGACGGACTTTTGCCCCCTGTACCAGCCGCCTGGCAGCGCATCGGCCGTGAGCCAGTACGACAAGGACGATGTCGAGGCCATCGGCCTGGTGAAGTTCGACTTTCTGGGCCTGGCCACGCTGACGATTTTGCAGCTTGCGCGCGAGTTCATCGTCGGGCGCCACAAGGGGCAGCAGGACTTCAGCTACGACGCGATCGCGCTCGACGACGGGCCGACCTACCGCCTGTTCTCCGAGGGCCAGACCGAAGCGGTGTTCCAGTTTGAAAGCCGGGGCATGCAGGGCATGCTCAAAGAGGCGCGCCCGAGCCGGCTGGGGGACCTGATCGCGCTCAACGCCTTGTACCGCCCCGGCCCGATGGACCTGATACCGAGCTTCATCAACCGCAAAAATGGCAAAGAGCCGGTGCTCTACCCGCACCCGCTGGTCGAGTCGGTGCTGGCCGAGACCTACGGGATCATGGTCTACCAGGAGCAGGTGATGCAGACCGCCCAGTTGCTCGGCGGCTACAGCCTGGGCGGCGCCGACATGCTGCGCCGGGCCATGGGCAAGAAAAAAGCCGAGGAGATGGCCGAGCACCGCGCCATCTTCCGCAAGGGGGCGGCGGAAAAAGGACTCAGCCAGGAGAAAGCCGACGAGGTGTTCGACCTGATGGAGAAGTTTGCCGGCTACGGCTTCAACAAGTCGCACGCTGCCGCTTACTCCCTGCTGGCCTACCACACGGGCTGGCTGAAGGTGCATTACACGGCCGAGTTCTTCTGCGCCAACATGACCGTCGAAATGGACGACACCGACAAGCTCAAGGTGTTGTTCGAGGATGCCCGCAAGATGGGCCTGGCGTTCGAGCCGCCGGACGTGAACCGGGGCGGGCATCGCTTCGAGCCGGTCAGCAACAAGATCATCCGCTACGGTCTGGGGGCCATCAAAGGCACGGGCCAGCAGGCCATAGAAGCCATCGTGGCCGCCCGCGAAGGGCGCGGGGAGGGGCCACGGGGCGCCTGCAGCGGACCGTTCAAGAGCCTGTTCGACTTTTGCGTGCGCGTCGATCGCGCGCGCCTGAACAAGCGCACGGTCGAAGCCTTGATCAAGGCCGGGGCTTTCGACTCCATCGAGCGCCACCGCGCGGCGCTGGTCGCCTCCATCGACCGGGCCTTCGATTTCGCTGCGGCCACGCTGGCCAACGTGAACCAGGGCAGCTTGTTCGACATGATGGGCGCTGACGCCCATGGGTCGAGCCAGCAGGAGCCGGAACTGGTGGGCGCCGCCCCCTGGGGCATCAGGGAGCAACTGATGCAGGAGAAAACCGCTGTCGGGTTTTACCTGTCGGGCCATCTGTTCGACGAAGTGGCCGCCGAGGTGCGGCGTTTCGTGCGCACGGCGATCGATGAACTGACCGATAGCCGCGAGCCCCAGGTGCTGGCGGGCATCGTCTGCGACTTGCGCGTCATCAACGGCCAGCGCGGCAAACTGGCCCTGTTCCGGCTGGACGACAAAACGGGGGTCATCGAAAGCTCTGCGGACGAGGCTTTGTTCGACAGGCACCGCCAGCAACTCAAGGAAGACGAGTTCGTGGTGCTGCAAGGGCGCTTGCAACCCGACCATTTCAGCGGCGGGCTGCGGCTCAAGGTGCAGCAGGTATGGGACTTGGCCGCAGCGCGCTGCCGGTTCGGCAAGTACCTGCATGTGGTGCTGCGGGACAAAGCGCCCGACAAACTGCCCGACATTGCGCGCCTGGTGCGCGAATTCGCGCCGCGCAGCGAGGAGACGGACGAGGGCGAGCCGCTGCTGCACAGACTGCGCGTGCGCATCGGGCTGCGCTGCAGCGCCGAGGATGTGGCCGCTGTCGCCGAACTGCAACTGGGCGAGAGTGCCGGCTTTTACCCCAGCGATGCCGCGTTGGCGGCCTGGACGGAGCAGGCCGGCTCTGCGCGCGTGGTGTACGACGATGCTGCGGGCGCGGCATGA